A stretch of DNA from Maridesulfovibrio sp.:
GCAGTGTTACGGAGTCCTCCCTGCCGCGGAGACGGGAGTAGAGAATGAATAGCGGGGAGAGCAAAACGCAGATGAGTGTCCAGAGGATAATACAGCCGTATATTCCTGCATTTATCCAGATAAGTTTCAGGATGCGGGGTATTTCTCCAGTACAATTCATAAGGTACAGAACAAAGAAATTATTTTAACAGCTTTAAACTGTTGGTGATTCCAAAGGGTCGCGGATATCTCTGTTTTCCATATCCCTAAGACTCGAAGTGAACTTCTCTCTTAGCCATGGCGCATCAGGCCGGATCTTTTCTGTTCAGGATGAAGCTGTGCAGGTCGCCGAGGGAGCGGATGGATTTGAAAGCTTCGTCCTTTTTGATCTTGATTCCGAATTCCTGTTCCAGCACGATGACCATGTCGACCGCATCAAGGCTGTCGAGGTCGAGATCGTCCTTGAACACGGCTTCCGGTACTAGATCATCCAGGTCTAGCTCGAATTCTTCGGCAAGTGCCCTGTTTATTCTTCCTATGATTTCCTGATCAGTCATTTGTTCTCCTGATGACCAGCGACGTGTTTATGCCGCCGAATGCGAAATTATTTTTCAGCGCATATGTAATTTTTCTTGCCTGTAATTGCAAGACGTTGTTTATGCCGGAGCATTCCGGGGCCGGATCGGCAAGGTTCGCGGTGGGAATAATTGTCTTTTCGGCCATCATACGTACCGTGGCTATGGTCTCAAGTCCGCCGCTGGCGGCCATGGTGTGCCCGATGTGACCCTTGAGACTGCTCACCGGAGTTGCGTTTCCGAACGTTTCCTCCAGGGCCGAGGCTTCTGCCGCGTCTCCCTGCGGTGTTCCGGTGGCGTGGGCGTTTATGTAATCTATCTGTGCCGGGGAAATGTTGCTGTCATCAAGAGCAGCCGCAATGCAGCGTCCAATGGCTTCCGCACTGGGCGAGGCCATGTTTCCGCTGTCGCAGAGTGAGGAGAAGCCGGTTATTTCGGCCAGTATTTCCGCCCCGCGTTTCATGGCCGAGTCGCGGTTTTCAAGCACGAGTATTCCCGCACCTTCGGAGCAGACTACGCCGTTGCGGGAGGCATCGAACGGACGTGACGCTCCGGCCGGATCGTCATTCCCTGAAATGGAGGCCGCGTCCAGAATATCGAATGTTCCCACGGTAAGCGGGTGCAACTCGTCCGCGCCTCCGCAGATCATGATATCCTGCTTTCCTGCGGCAATGGCCTCGTATGCAAGTCCGATGGACTGGCAGCCGGTGGAGCAGGCTGCGGAAACGGCCAGAACGCGTCCGCTGATGGACAGGAACTGGGCAAGGTTGGCGGCGCAGGTGTGGTTCATGATTTTGAAAAATTCGGTCGAACGTATCCCCTCAATGGACCGTTCCCTGAGGAATGATGCAAAAAAGTTTTCCAGGGTCATGGTGCTGCCGATGGTCGAGCCGACAGAGAGCCCTGTGCGCATGTCCTCCAGCTGTTCCGGCCCCAGTCCTGCCTGTGCGATAGCCTCAAGCGCGGAGATCCCGGCGAATATGGAAAGGTCGGACATGGTCCGGCGGAACTTGCGCGGAATGATACCGGCATTGCAGGCAGGAACTTTTCCTCCGATCTGCGGCCTGAGTCCGCCTATGCCTTCAAGTTCCGGTATGCGGCTGATGCCGGAACGTCCGTTGACAAATCCGTCCCAGAGAGTTTCAACCCCGCACCCGTATGGTGAAACCGCACCCATTCCGGTTATGACTACCCGTTGTAAATGCATCTGAGTTCCTCGTGTATCTTGTCGTGTCCGCAGATGAGTCCGCAGGCAAGGTAGGCGGAGACCACCGCCCCGAGCACGCCGGGGGCGATGATGGACTGCCCGGCCAGAAACAGACCGCTCATTCTGGTTGCAGGCAGGGGATTATACTGTGATGCAGTATGTGCCGCGCCATACATGCTGCCGTACGGACTGCCGCAATAATCCTTCAGTGTCAGCGGCGTGGCCGAATCGGTGAATTTCACCCTTCCGCGTAATTCCGGGCAGCGTTCGAAAACTGTTTTTACCAATTCGGCCGTGAGCTTCTTTTTGAGCTCAAGGTAATCCGCAGGTCTGTTTTTACGAGTGGAATCCTTCCATTTTTCAAACAGGTTGAAGCTGCACGGGCTGATTGCCGTAATCGGCTGTGCCTGCCCTGTTTTTGTTGTCTGTCCTGCTGATATAAATATGGCGTTGTCTTCCGGTTTTTCCAGCCCTTTCAGTATGAGTGAATAATCCTTTTCCGGCCACAGATAGATGTTGCGGCGGGTCAGTTCCGGCAGGGGGGCGTCCGCTGTTCCGAAGATAATCATGGCCGAGGGAGTTTCTTCAAGGCAGACAATGCGTTTTCTGAAAACCGGACGAAAGGCGTCTTCCGGCGCGCATTCGATCATGGAAGCCGGGTGTGCGCACCAGACGCATGATTCCCCGGACAGTTCCGTTCCATCCGCCAGGACAATGCCGGTGAACCTGCGTTCGCGGTCTGCCGTTATCCTCTCCACCGCCCGTCCTGTGATGATCTCTACTCCGTACTTTTCCAGCTTGCTGCGGTAGGCCCGGACGATGGCCGAACCTCCGCCTTCCACCGTGTGGCATGACATTGCGTAGGAACCTGCCACCAGCGCATGGGTGGAAAGCATAGCTTCAGCCGGTGGTGTTCCGTAGAGCATGCATTGGTAACACAAAAGATCCTTGAGTTCGCGATTGGAAGTGATTGAGTTCAGAAATTCGTTCAGGGTTTCTGTTTCGGCATGGATGGCGTCTTCAATGGAAAAGTCGAGATTGAAATTAAGGTACGGGCTGGATTCGAAGACGGATCTGATTTTGGAAAGGTATTTTCCGATTGCCCCGGATTCCTCGGGGAATTCCATGCAAAGGGTTTCGCGCAGGTTCTCGTATCCTGCCGGCATACGGATTTCTCTGTCATTTCGTTCAAAGCGGAAGCAGTCGTAGCCACTTTTTTCAAATTCTATCTTTTGCAGCTCATCTGAAATTTCAAGGTGCCGGAAGTAGACATCAAGCGGATGATTGTGCCCCAGTCCGCCTAGCAGGTGAACCCCGGTTTCAAAATGGACGCCCTTGCGGCTGAACCCGCGCACAGTCGGGCCAAGGCCGGGAAATTTTTCCACCAAGGCGGTCTTGTACCCCTGTTTTGCCAGCAGCAGGGCCGAGGTCATCCCGGAAATTCCCCCGCCCACGACTATGTGCTGATAGCTGTGCATCAGAATTTCAGTATCAGACAGGCGTTTGTTCCGCCGAAACCGGCGGAGTTGAGCAGGGCGGTCTGCGGGGCGACAGGTCTGGTCTGCGTGATGATATCAAGACCCCTCGTTTCCTCTCCGCCATCGTTGAAATTGATGTTCGGGGCCATGAATCCGTCCCTGTTCATGAGTACCGTATAGACCACCTGCGCTGCCCCGGACATCCAGAGTTCGTGCCCGGTCATGGATTTGGTGGATGATATGGCCGGGTTGCAGCCCGCAAACAGGGTGCGGATGTTTCGGGCTTCCGCAGCGTCACCGGCAGGAGTGGAGGTGGCATGCGCGCAGATGTAGTCGACTTCCGCCGGGGAGATTCCGGCCTGTTTCAGGGCTTTTGCTCCGGCTCTGGCCAGCCCCGTGTCGGACGGAACCGAGATGTGTTCGCCGTCCGAGGAAAAACCGTATCCGGCAACTGTTCCGAGAATTTTCGCCCCGCGCTTTATGGCAAGGTCCAGCCTTTCCAGCACGATTGCAGCAGCTCCGCCGCTGGGCACAAGGCCGCTGCGCTCTTTGTCGAACGGGCGGGAACCTTTTGTCGGATCGTCTGTATTGGCTGCAAAAGCTCCGAGACCGTCAAAACTGCACATGGACTGCCAGTTGATTTCCTGCGCTCCCCCGCAGATGAGCCGTTCCTGCTGTCCGGAAGCGATAAGTCCGGCAGCCTGTCCCACTGCGTGCCCCCCGCTGGAGCAGGCCGAACTTATGGTCCAGGCCGCGCCCCGTGTTCCGAGCAGCCCGTTCAGGTTCATAGTCACGCAGGAGGTCATGGAGCGGAAGACCGCTCCGCTGCCGATAAGAGAGGTCTGTCCGCGCTGTTCAAGCAATCGGACCTGTTCCAGCGCGGCAATGCAGCTGGAATCGCAGCCGAAGACAAGACCTGTTTCATCGTTGCGCAGGTCCGCATCGTCCAGCCCGGACAGGTCCAGAGCCTGCCTGACCGCGGCGTAAGCCTGTACCGCGAAATCCGGCATGGTCTTGCGCTGCTTGCGGCTCAGCCATTGTGAAGGATCGAAATTTTCAATGCGTCCGGTCAGGGAACATTCAAAGCCGAGCCCGGACCGTTCCTCATCGGCAATTATACCGGAACGTCCGTTCTTTAATGAATCGCTTATGTCGTCCAGGCTGCAGCCAAGGACGGAAACGGCTCCGATGCCTGTTATCGCCACGTTGTGCAAAATGAGTCTCCGGCTAACCCTGCTAAGGAGTACTGATTAATTCCCGTTTGATGCGCTTCGCGCTTTTGATAATTTGATTTCGCCGCTGGCGGCCAAAGGGGATAATCCCCTTTGGAATCCCTAATAGTTTTATAGTGGCTGCAATGAAAGGAGCCTCTTGGATCAAACTTTCTGCGGAGCTAAAGCAATAGCCGTTCAAAATATGGCCTTAATCAGCGTTTCCTTAAGTATGTATGCCGCCGTTGACCGCGATGACCTGTCCTGTGATGTAGGACGCTTTTTCCGAGCACAGAAAGGATACAACCCCGGCCACTTCCTCCGGGGTTCCCATTCTTTTCATGGGAATCTGCTTTTTAATCTCGTCCACGGGCAGTTCCGCAACCATATCGGTTT
This window harbors:
- a CDS encoding NAD(P)/FAD-dependent oxidoreductase; this encodes MHSYQHIVVGGGISGMTSALLLAKQGYKTALVEKFPGLGPTVRGFSRKGVHFETGVHLLGGLGHNHPLDVYFRHLEISDELQKIEFEKSGYDCFRFERNDREIRMPAGYENLRETLCMEFPEESGAIGKYLSKIRSVFESSPYLNFNLDFSIEDAIHAETETLNEFLNSITSNRELKDLLCYQCMLYGTPPAEAMLSTHALVAGSYAMSCHTVEGGGSAIVRAYRSKLEKYGVEIITGRAVERITADRERRFTGIVLADGTELSGESCVWCAHPASMIECAPEDAFRPVFRKRIVCLEETPSAMIIFGTADAPLPELTRRNIYLWPEKDYSLILKGLEKPEDNAIFISAGQTTKTGQAQPITAISPCSFNLFEKWKDSTRKNRPADYLELKKKLTAELVKTVFERCPELRGRVKFTDSATPLTLKDYCGSPYGSMYGAAHTASQYNPLPATRMSGLFLAGQSIIAPGVLGAVVSAYLACGLICGHDKIHEELRCIYNG
- a CDS encoding acyl carrier protein, with product MTDQEIIGRINRALAEEFELDLDDLVPEAVFKDDLDLDSLDAVDMVIVLEQEFGIKIKKDEAFKSIRSLGDLHSFILNRKDPA
- a CDS encoding beta-ketoacyl-[acyl-carrier-protein] synthase family protein, translating into MAITGIGAVSVLGCSLDDISDSLKNGRSGIIADEERSGLGFECSLTGRIENFDPSQWLSRKQRKTMPDFAVQAYAAVRQALDLSGLDDADLRNDETGLVFGCDSSCIAALEQVRLLEQRGQTSLIGSGAVFRSMTSCVTMNLNGLLGTRGAAWTISSACSSGGHAVGQAAGLIASGQQERLICGGAQEINWQSMCSFDGLGAFAANTDDPTKGSRPFDKERSGLVPSGGAAAIVLERLDLAIKRGAKILGTVAGYGFSSDGEHISVPSDTGLARAGAKALKQAGISPAEVDYICAHATSTPAGDAAEARNIRTLFAGCNPAISSTKSMTGHELWMSGAAQVVYTVLMNRDGFMAPNINFNDGGEETRGLDIITQTRPVAPQTALLNSAGFGGTNACLILKF
- a CDS encoding beta-ketoacyl-[acyl-carrier-protein] synthase family protein, which codes for MHLQRVVITGMGAVSPYGCGVETLWDGFVNGRSGISRIPELEGIGGLRPQIGGKVPACNAGIIPRKFRRTMSDLSIFAGISALEAIAQAGLGPEQLEDMRTGLSVGSTIGSTMTLENFFASFLRERSIEGIRSTEFFKIMNHTCAANLAQFLSISGRVLAVSAACSTGCQSIGLAYEAIAAGKQDIMICGGADELHPLTVGTFDILDAASISGNDDPAGASRPFDASRNGVVCSEGAGILVLENRDSAMKRGAEILAEITGFSSLCDSGNMASPSAEAIGRCIAAALDDSNISPAQIDYINAHATGTPQGDAAEASALEETFGNATPVSSLKGHIGHTMAASGGLETIATVRMMAEKTIIPTANLADPAPECSGINNVLQLQARKITYALKNNFAFGGINTSLVIRRTND